TCCCAACATTTGGAGATTAAGACATGCCAAAGCCCACAAAGGGTCCCCGTCTCGGCGGAAGCCCGTCGCATCAGCGGATCATCCTGGCCAACCTGGCCACGCAGCTGTTCGAGCACGGCAAGATCACGACCACCCAGACGAAGGCTCGTCGGGTGCAGCCGTTCGCTGAGCAGCTGATCACCAAGGCCAAGCGCGGCGACCTGCACTCGCGTCGCCTGGCGGCGAAGACCGTCAAGGACAAGTTCGTGCTGCACCGTCTCTTCGACGAGATCGCCCCCACGATGGCTGAGCGCGAGGGTGGCTACACGCGCGTCACCAAGATCGGCAACCGCAAGGGCGACAACGCCCCCATGGCCGTGATCGAACTGATCACCGAGAAGCCCTCTGTGAAGGCAGCTCCCAAGGCCGCCGACAAGGCTGCCGACGTGAAGGCCGACATCGAGACCAAGGCCGAGAAGAAGGCCGACAAGGCCAACGAGGCCTCCTCCGAGAAGGTTGAAGCGGTGGAGGAGAAGGCCGAGGAGGCCAAGGCCAAGAGTGCCGAGGTGAAGGAAGCCAAGAAGGCGGAGCGCACCGTTCAGGAGTCCGTGGAGAAGTCCGACCACGAGTGAGCTTGAACACCAAGCACTGAACTGACCCGGTCAGGGCCCCGTGCGGGGCACCGACCGGGTCTTTTCACGTCCCGGGCCGGGCGCCGCCGGTGGTGCCTACGTGGCGGGCCTGCGCCCGGGCGACCACAATGGGCCCATGAGGATTGCCCAGCTTGCCAATTTCGTGGCGCCCCACTCGGGCGGAATGCGGGTGGCCCTGGACGGGCTGGGACGCGAATACGTGGCCGCGGGCCATGAACGGATCCTCATCGTGCCCGGCCTGCGGGACGCGGAGGTGGAAACCGCCTCGGGCGTCGTCTGCCAGATCGCTTCGCCCCGGGTGTCGGGCAC
The window above is part of the Propionibacterium freudenreichii subsp. freudenreichii genome. Proteins encoded here:
- the rplQ gene encoding 50S ribosomal protein L17, whose product is MPKPTKGPRLGGSPSHQRIILANLATQLFEHGKITTTQTKARRVQPFAEQLITKAKRGDLHSRRLAAKTVKDKFVLHRLFDEIAPTMAEREGGYTRVTKIGNRKGDNAPMAVIELITEKPSVKAAPKAADKAADVKADIETKAEKKADKANEASSEKVEAVEEKAEEAKAKSAEVKEAKKAERTVQESVEKSDHE